A stretch of the Pan paniscus chromosome 2, NHGRI_mPanPan1-v2.0_pri, whole genome shotgun sequence genome encodes the following:
- the LOC117977883 gene encoding putative uncharacterized protein FLJ44672, with product MQPRETAVPAEAAMWEAEAGPPQIGLSRCTCSLPASSPGPALPPGCVSRPDSGLPTTSLDSAPAQLPAALVGPPLPEANLPRPSSGLTVASPGSAPALRWQGRWAPLGPAWASRRPLQAQIVLKSASPGPAPASRRPLQAQVVVRSAWNWAWKSSKSAFPGPAPSSRRPLQVQNFLESASPGPAPPASQWPLSAQTSSWLLAAFPGPAFDFWWPLQAQNLTSSGPLQARPPAS from the coding sequence ATGCAGCCAAGAGAAACAGCTGTGCCTGCAGAGGCCgccatgtgggaggctgaggccgggcctCCTCAAATCGGCCTCTCCAGATGCACTTGCAGCCTCCCGGcgtcctctccgggcccagctcttcctcccggctgTGTCTCCAGGCCTGACTCTGGCCTCCCAACAACGTCTTTGgactcagctcctgcccagctcccagcggCCCTGGTAGGCCCACCACTTCCCGAAGCCAacctccccaggcccagctcaggcctcacggtggcctctccaggctcagctcctgccctccgatggcaaggtcggtgggctcctctaggcccagcttgggcctcccggcggcctctgcaggcccaaatCGTCCTGAagtcggcctctccaggcccagctccggcctcccggcggcctctgcaggcccaagtcgtCGTCAGGTCGGCCTGGAATTGGGCCTGGAAGAGCAGCAAGTCGGCCTTCCCGGGCCCAGCTCCGTCCTCTcggcggcctctccaggtgcaaaacttcctcgagtcagcctctccaggcccagctcctcctgcctcccagtggcctctttcagcCCAGACCAGCTCATGGCTCTTggcggccttcccaggccctgcTTTTGACTTTTGgtggcctcttcaggcccagaacTTGACCTCCAGTGGGCCTTTGCAGGCCCGGCCTCCTGCCTCTTGA